In Chrysoperla carnea chromosome 2, inChrCarn1.1, whole genome shotgun sequence, the following proteins share a genomic window:
- the LOC123292727 gene encoding inositol-tetrakisphosphate 1-kinase-like translates to MSDSETNLKLIGYWMSKKKLHKINWTEFRNTSRKYGYELKEVDLERPLETQGPFTVFLHKLTDIIALASQGDSKSQNVIDRVEQYIKNHPDLIVLDPLDNVRILLDRCRSYNIIIESNLAQYGVFTPKFVELQSSNSTDNLYKLKEADIGYPFLCKPSVAHGSTSAHKMSIIFHEKYISDCFKPPCVAQKFIPHNAILYKIFVVGDKFFIVERPSLKNFYACERETIFFNSHDISKAASQSTLSVLDPEDLQLQIVQPEMSVFKCIVATLRQALGMCLFGVDVIIENNTRKYYIIDINAYPGYDGYPDFFNDLMQHIHQLSNNGSQLPSEDIQCTSTINQ, encoded by the exons atGAGTGATAGTGAAACAAACTTAAAGTTAATTGGTTATTGGATGTCgaagaaaaaattacataaaattaattggacGGAATTTAGAAATACAAGTCGAAAATATGGATATGAATTAAAAGAA gtCGATTTAGAACGACCGTTAGAAACGCAAGGTCCATTTACTGTATTCCTGCATAAACTTACAGATATCATTGCGTTAGCAAGCCAAGGAGATTCAAAG aGTCAAAATGTAATCGATCGAGTAGAAcagtatataaaaaatcatcCCGATTTGATTGTGCTCGATCCGTTAGATAATGTTCGAATACTCTTAGATCGATGTAGatcatacaatattataatcgaatcaaatttggCACAGTATGGAGTATTTACACCAAAATTTGTGGAACTTCAATCATCAAATAGTACagataatttatacaaattaaaagaaGCCGATATTGGTTATCCATTTTTATGTAAACCATCAGTGGCACATGGTTCAACATCAGCACATAAAATGTCaataatatttcatgaaaaatacaTAAGTGATTGTTTTAAACCGCCATGTGTAGCTCAAAAATTTATACCACATAATGCAatcttgtataaaatttttgtagttggtgataaattttttattgtagaaCGACCTAgtctaaaaaatttctatgCGTGTGAACGTGaaacgatattttttaatagtcaTGATATATCGAAGGCGGCATCGCAAAGTACTTTGTCGGTGTTGGATCCAGAAGATTTACAATTACAAATTGTACAACCTGAAATGAGTGTATTTAAATGCATTGTTGCTACATTACGTCAAGCTTTGGGTATGTGCTTGTTTGGAGTCGATGTTATTATTGAGAATAATACaaggaaatattatattattgacatTAATGCATATCcag gttATGATGGATATccagatttttttaatgatttaatgcAGCATAttcatcagctttcaaataatgGATCTCAGTTACCATCAGAAgat